Within Portunus trituberculatus isolate SZX2019 chromosome 18, ASM1759143v1, whole genome shotgun sequence, the genomic segment TTTATGACTACCTTGTATATCTCTCAGATATGCCCTTTGTTACAGTACAGCTTGGTAGTGTGGAACCTTGGATATATTAAAGATGGTAATGTACTTAAGTCAGTTAAGCATTGTTGGATTAAATATGTTACGGCCATCATAATTTATCCTATTATGAATGTCTTAAAGCTTTGGATTACTACATCATGACATTATTAAGATGTGGCAAATTGTAGGTGAAAAATCTTCCTTAaggtttattgatttttttccacTCAGCAATTAGTACTACCAGAGGCTATCAACACAAGTCAGCACATATTCGCACCAGCATAGACATTAGGAAATGCTAATTTTCATTACACAATATTGGGCTTTGAAATTCCCTCCCCAAGTCTGTTATTACATGTCCCAGCCTTGAGTCATTTGAATCTGCTTTAGGATCTCATCTTAGGAATTTACTCTGATTACCTATGACTAATGAGGTTGTTGATTTACTTGATTACTTATTGCTGCTCATGATACACTCTTTCCCCTTATGTATTGTTAATTTGAGTTATGGAATACTTATATTTGTAAGATCTGGGGCATATTAATTTGCAACAGAAATTATTTATACCATCGATCaattcactacatttctcaccagAAAAGCATAAGCCACATTTCCGTGGCTGGGTGAAACTGGAAATTGACCCCTTTATTTATCATTCAGATCAATATCTTGTGTTCCAGTTCCCCTGGTGAATCTTATCAATAGCAGTTCCTTTTGTATTCTATCGCTGCTTTTCTCAAGGGGAAACAAGTTTGGGTAACTGATGGAGAAAAAAGGGTTTTAAGGTAGAGGAAGCCACAAAACCTAAAACATTTAAGGAGAAAACACTACTTTTGGGGAATATAGTCAACAAGCAGGGAATATCTGACCACCCATACCTGACATTACGCTATTTCAACCTTTTGAAGTCATTAACCTTACTAATTGGGGGCTTTGCTCCCCTATATCTCTTGCTACATTATTCTAACTTGTAGAACTGTTGCACCTTCAGCAGCATCAATTAATGTTTTGGTGTTCTGCAATATGTTTTCAGTGGCATCTTCCAgctctgttcttatttttctcttacttttagtTTTTAATGctgtgtttatttcttcttacagGATGAAACTGGTGCCTACTTAATTGACAGAGATCCGACGTACTTCGGTCCTGTATTGAATTATTTAAGACACGGGAAATTAGTAATGAACAAGGACTTAGCAGAAGAAGGTAAGTCTTTTGTTTTCTCAGATAAGTCATACATTACATGTGCATCAAACAACTTGAAGATTTTAAAGGGAAATAACATTAGGCATctagtatatataattttttataaTCAATTATTTTGGTCTCCTTATCTGGTGGAGTTGTCAGTATAATTTCAAAATACACCAGAAGCTATAATTCTGTAGTAATATTTTGTTACAATAGGTTGTAATATGATGGATATCTCTTACTTTAAGTCATTGTATATTAGATTGCAAAACACTATAAACTATTTAGTTtgcattatttgtttattctttttatttatgtggTGACATTATGTACATCCTactacagtaaaagtccttaaaTCCGGAACCTTATAATGCGGAAATCCTTATAATCCGGAGAATTTGAAAGgctgagttaaatatgtaaaaagtaagaaataatagtagtaaatatataataataatagccaaAACCGAACATGTCATCACCGACACTGAACGCGCCGATTCAACATACCGCCAACCGCCGTCCACCATTGCGTTCTGCCACGTGGGATCACGTCTTGTCTGTCACCATCACAAAGTCGACCACGTGTGTGCCAAACTACTGTTATCATGGCTTCAGCAAACCCTCTTGGCCTCCAGACAAAgacagtgaaaaagagaaaacatacaaCCCTAACCATAAGTATTGTggactgtatatatattatgtcGGGTATagtacagtacaatcactcaaacttctcagtatatgtagatggtggaatagcctacataaaatagtgaaatcacctacacaaatacaagttgacaagcaggaaaagagcaatcatcacatatgagctgccataatggctggaaaggcccatgccactccTCCCATAGTCTGACaaatcttcaaaaaaaaaaaaaaaagcctacataaatcttgtgtggtgtggtgagtaagtacacagtggactggtggtagtagcaatccctgtaagatgttatgacagtactacaaagagatatagcaagttggggttagtttagtggggtttaatcttactttcagccttactatcttacaatccGGAAAATCCTAGAATCCAGAATGCCTGAACCCCCATGACTTCCGGATTTCAGGACTTTAACTGTATAATCTAATAGTGAAGTATCAATTCAGTTGGGAAACTTTTGGTATAATGAATATTATTTCTATTAGATAGCTACAGTTCATCTTCATCCATTATTGCCAGTAGGCTATAGTTACTATTTACCTTAGCTAATTGAAAATTGTGACAATTTAAAGAATTTGACAAAAAATTTATAAGGCctaaatgaaaaatgtgtgaCCACAGATTTGTTTAGTGTATCTCAGAAAATgatttattaaaaggaaaagtttgtaatgaaaaatatgaaagaccaGTTATAGTTTACCTgatttaaaaaataaaagattgtttatttgttttataaaCAATGTGTATGacttttttcataatttgtttcttttatcgttTTGCCAGGTATTTTAGAAGAAGCAGAATTCTACAACATTACAGAATTAATTAGATTAGTTAAAGAGAGAATCAGCCAAAGGGACAACCGGCCACCAAAGGCTGGAAAGAAACACATGTATAGGGTCCTGCAGTGCCATGAAAATGAGGTGGCACAGCTTGTCTCTACTATGTCAGATGGATGGAAGTTTGAACAAGTGAGTTactattcattttattcatataGATCAGGGACTCTCAACCTGGGGTTCACAAGGTTTCCAGAGGTACTTAGATAGTTGATCTTTAATAtcttttgcagtaccattgcatattgattTAGTggcagtcactaaattaacatccTGTTCAATCtcagattactgggggttcgggtagatggtcttataattcagggggttcttaatggaaaaaaggttgagaactccTCTTATAAATGTAATTTGCCTTAAGACCTCATCTTTTAAACAAACATATGCCATgttaggctttttttttatattaaccttaaaacattgaaaatgcAGATCTCAGAATAACTCATTTGTGAAGATTGAGAGATGTACAGTAATTAATAATTTGTAGTTATATTGTAATTcctgtttattgtttatttaattgatttgtttgcttttatcaattattattattattattattattattattattattattattattataataataattattattattattattataataattgttattattattattattgttgttgttgttaatatgtattgttattgatattattattattattattattattattattattattattattattattattattattattattatcatcatcatcatcatcatcatcatcatcattgtcatcatcatcatcatcatcatcattattattatcattatcactaccacaatTACAACCTTCACAGTTATTCATGAAAATTTTTCCACAGTTGATCAACATTGGATCTCAATACAGCTATGGAAGTGAAGATCACACAGAATTTTTGTGTGTAGTTTCAAGAGAATATTCATCTTCAGGATCCCATCAGTGCGCCAACGATCGATCAGACCATATTGACATCCACAACTCCAAGGATTGTAGGAAACTAAACTTTATGTATAATTTGTCTGGGTCACCATAGAGGCCTCTGCATTTCCATTCTCCATGCTGGCTGCCTATGCTGTCAGGGCTGTGGCTTGATGTGCTGGTGTTATGCACAGTGGTAAAACAATGCTGGTGAGCATAATCTTCTCCacacaattttttattttttgataagtCCGTTAAATTTTTGTTGGCATatacagaatatatatatatatatatatatatatatatatatatatatatatatatatatatatatatatatatatatgtatatatgtgtgtgtgtttgtgtgtataattcaaaTTACATATTTTAATTTGCTTCAAATAAAGATTATGCCTTTTACTAATCACAAGTTTTATACATTCCTGTATACTCAGAAtatttggtaaaaaaaatagtcaccTTTATTCAGATTATGCTCAACCACTAGTTCTGTGTAGTTACCTAATGTTACCACTCTCACTGAGTCAACACATCATATGTTGCTTCAGGATTATTCTATGCCCAGTTCTCTGATGTGCCTGAGACAGCTTGCCATGTATTGTCTCTCACAGAGTCAACACGCACAAAGTGTCGCTTTAGGATTGCTATATGCCCAGTTCTCTGATGTGCCCAAGACAGTGTGGCTTTTTGAGCCTGTTTCTATGAGGTTTCATCTGTCTTGGTATCACACCAGGACATACAGCAAATGCTTCCAAAGTGGCGGTGGTTTTCGTACTCTTGCTTGCCTTACCTGTTAATATAGGAGGAAAATGGTTTGACTACATTTTGTACATTAAAGAGACAGTTTAAATACTTTAATCGACATCCTCCAGTTGTGAAACTAATGTCTTGTTACAGTGTAAGTAAATGGAACATTGTTAAATGATTTTGACAAACATTTAACAGTCATATGTGAGTGTTTTTCTATGGTTGGGATGTGTTTTTGATAAATTATTTAAATGTGTAGTTGATACAAAATCACTTTTCAGTACTCATCTCATGTCACAATTCAGAGATGTATTAACTGAGACACATTAGTCCCTAGTTATAACATGAAATGCATTATTAATCAGAAGAAAATATGCTGgctgaaaaaataatgacaccAACTAATTCAATAATAAGAATCTAaaaagacttgaaaaaaaaataaataaaataataattatgaatCCAGTTTTGAGGCATTATACTAAACACTGTTATAAATTCTATTGCTGCACTTCTGGGAGGGAAGATGTGTACCAGCTATTCAATCTAAATTGAAAATTTCTCTACATTATTTGTAATTCATTCAGGAAtgaacttattttcttcttttgttagaAGTAATCAGCAACTCAATATAATTTatagaaattttttttaattatgaaATTTCATTATGATTTTGAATTGCCTCATGATAATGTGAATTTTTATTGCCTAAAAAAATATTCTTTGAATTTTATTTTGGTCCGTGGTCATGTAAGTTGTACCACTTGAGAAATCTGAGCATACATGCACCTGATCAAATCTGGCAAATTTTGAAGTTGTATACATACAAGAAAAGCCCCACATAACTGGCACACGTGATGATTCTTGCATGCTGGATATGGAAATTGTCCAGTTGCTTGAAATGTAAGTCTTTAGATAACTGCCGTAAATTCCAGCATATAAGTCACACAAGGATAAAGGGTCAATGCCTGTTTTGTTTCCATACATGATGTATTCACCTGCAGActgcaaaagtgtgtgtgtgtgtgtgtgtgtgtgtgtatatatatatatatatatatatatatatatatatatatatatatatatatatatatatatatatatatatatatatatatatatatatatatatatatatatatatatatatatatatatatatatatatatatatatatatatatatatatatatatatatatatatatatatatatatatatatatatatatatatatatatatataaatatatatatatatatatatatatatatatatatatatatatatatatatatatatatatatatatatatatatatatatatacacacacacacacacacacacacacacacacacacacacacacacacacacacacacacacacacacacacacacacacacacacacatacatacatacacacacacagttctcgtTACAGCATTATGCCAGGTGAGCA encodes:
- the LOC123505905 gene encoding BTB/POZ domain-containing protein KCTD5-like → MASPPRTDDQIINGEVSGHSRPREWIRLNVGGTHFLTTRTTLCRDPSSFLCRLVQEDPELHTDKDETGAYLIDRDPTYFGPVLNYLRHGKLVMNKDLAEEGILEEAEFYNITELIRLVKERISQRDNRPPKAGKKHMYRVLQCHENEVAQLVSTMSDGWKFEQLINIGSQYSYGSEDHTEFLCVVSREYSSSGSHQCANDRSDHIDIHNSKDCRKLNFMYNLSGSP